One genomic segment of Mycolicibacterium psychrotolerans includes these proteins:
- a CDS encoding heterodisulfide reductase-related iron-sulfur binding cluster, which translates to METQMLIRMIVGALMIVVVGLFAAKRVLWLTKLIRSGQPMSEANNRKDHLQKRITTQFEEVFGQTRLLRWSVPGIAHFFTMWGFFVLATVYLEAFGLLVVHDFHIPIVGRWDALGFLQDFFAVAVLAGIITFSIIRIVREPKKHGRDSRFYGSHTGGAWLILFMIFNVIWTYALVRGAAVVTGNLPYGNGAFFSQLMGAILRPLGVPANEWIETLALLGHIAIMLVFLLIVLHSKHLHIGLAPINVTFKRMPNGLGPLLPVESKGEVVDFEDPAEDAVLGRGKIEDFTWKGYLDMTTCTECGRCQSQCPAWNTGKPLSPKLVIMNLRDHMFAKAPYFLDGKESPLQNTPEGGLGEELRGEKASEKHSHEHVPESGFERIPADSPLQATRPLVGTLEEGGVIDPDVLWSCTTCGACVEQCPVDIEHIDHIVDMRRYQVMMESEFPGELGVLYKNLENKGNPWGQNAKDRTNWIDEVDFDVPVYGKDVESFAGYEYLFWVGCAGAFEDRAKKTTKAVAELLATAGVKFLVLGEGETCNGDSARRSGNEFLFQQLAAQNVETLNDLFSGVERVDRKVVVTCPHCFNTLGREYPQVGGNYTVLHHTQLLNRLVRDKKLVPVKPADGGMDITYHDPCYLGRHNKEYSAPRELIGASGAKLTEMPRHADRGLCCGAGGARMWMEEHIGKRVNVERSEEAVDTGASAIATGCPFCRVMMTDGVDDVTSTRSLEKAPEVLDVAQLLLGSLDKTGVTLPEKGTAAKEAEERAARVEAEAPAEVVEEVEEVSAAKVSAEATASTEAESKPVTGLGLAGGAKRPGAKKAAAAAEDKPAAVEPKGLGIAGGAKRPGAKKAAAAPAAESAPAEAPAKAEPEVKGLGIAGGAKRPGAKKAAAAPAAESAPAEAPATAEPEVKGLGIAAGARRPGAKKTPASPNEGASTVVQPANVDPDKAEAGTEAPDTVDSDRGLDAKPEPEVKGLGIAPGARRPGAKKAPASAPAPAAEPAAEAAPEPEPAPEPEPEPSAPATNGDGEARVVGDEPPVKGLGIAKGARRPGRR; encoded by the coding sequence GTGGAAACCCAGATGCTCATCAGAATGATCGTCGGGGCGCTGATGATCGTGGTCGTCGGTCTTTTCGCCGCCAAGCGCGTGCTGTGGCTGACGAAGCTGATCCGGTCCGGCCAGCCCATGAGCGAGGCCAACAACCGCAAAGACCACCTGCAGAAGCGGATCACCACGCAGTTCGAAGAGGTGTTCGGCCAGACCCGGCTGCTGCGGTGGTCCGTCCCCGGCATCGCGCACTTCTTCACGATGTGGGGCTTTTTCGTCCTGGCGACGGTCTACCTCGAGGCCTTCGGCCTGCTCGTCGTGCACGACTTCCACATCCCGATCGTCGGCCGCTGGGACGCGCTGGGCTTCCTGCAGGACTTCTTCGCCGTCGCGGTGCTGGCCGGCATCATCACGTTCTCGATCATCCGCATCGTGCGCGAGCCCAAGAAGCACGGCCGCGACTCCCGGTTCTACGGCTCCCACACCGGCGGCGCCTGGCTGATTCTGTTCATGATCTTCAACGTCATCTGGACCTACGCGCTGGTCCGCGGCGCCGCCGTGGTGACCGGCAACCTGCCCTACGGCAACGGAGCCTTCTTCTCGCAGCTGATGGGCGCGATCCTGCGGCCCCTTGGCGTGCCCGCCAACGAGTGGATCGAGACGCTCGCCCTGCTCGGCCACATCGCGATCATGCTGGTGTTCCTGCTGATCGTGCTGCACTCCAAGCATCTGCACATCGGCCTGGCGCCGATCAACGTCACGTTCAAGCGGATGCCCAACGGGCTGGGCCCGCTGCTGCCGGTCGAGTCGAAGGGCGAGGTCGTCGACTTCGAGGATCCCGCCGAGGACGCCGTGCTGGGCCGCGGCAAGATCGAGGACTTCACCTGGAAGGGCTACCTCGACATGACCACCTGCACCGAGTGCGGGCGTTGTCAGTCGCAGTGCCCGGCGTGGAACACCGGCAAGCCGCTGTCCCCGAAGCTCGTGATCATGAACTTGCGCGACCACATGTTCGCCAAGGCGCCGTACTTCCTCGATGGCAAGGAATCCCCGCTGCAGAACACGCCCGAGGGAGGTCTCGGCGAGGAGCTGCGCGGCGAGAAGGCCAGCGAGAAGCACTCGCACGAGCACGTGCCGGAGTCGGGCTTCGAGCGCATCCCGGCCGACTCACCGCTGCAGGCGACCCGGCCGCTGGTCGGCACACTGGAAGAGGGCGGCGTCATCGACCCCGACGTGCTGTGGTCCTGCACCACGTGCGGCGCCTGCGTCGAGCAGTGCCCGGTCGACATCGAGCACATCGACCACATCGTCGACATGCGCCGCTACCAGGTGATGATGGAGTCCGAGTTCCCCGGTGAGCTCGGTGTGCTCTACAAGAACCTGGAGAACAAGGGCAACCCCTGGGGCCAGAACGCCAAGGACCGCACGAACTGGATCGACGAGGTCGACTTCGACGTCCCCGTCTACGGCAAGGACGTCGAGTCGTTCGCCGGCTACGAGTATCTGTTCTGGGTCGGTTGCGCCGGCGCGTTCGAGGACCGCGCGAAGAAGACCACCAAGGCCGTCGCCGAACTGCTGGCCACCGCCGGGGTGAAGTTCCTGGTGCTCGGTGAGGGCGAGACCTGCAACGGCGACTCCGCGCGCCGCTCGGGCAACGAATTCCTGTTCCAGCAGCTCGCCGCGCAGAACGTGGAGACGCTCAACGACCTGTTCTCCGGCGTCGAGCGCGTGGACCGCAAGGTCGTCGTGACGTGCCCGCACTGCTTCAACACGCTGGGCCGGGAGTATCCGCAAGTCGGCGGCAATTACACGGTGCTGCACCACACCCAGCTGCTGAACCGGCTGGTGCGGGACAAGAAGCTGGTACCGGTCAAACCTGCCGACGGTGGAATGGACATCACCTACCACGACCCCTGCTACCTGGGCCGGCACAACAAGGAGTACTCGGCGCCGCGTGAGTTGATCGGCGCGTCGGGGGCCAAGCTGACCGAGATGCCGCGCCACGCCGACCGCGGCCTGTGCTGCGGCGCCGGTGGCGCCCGGATGTGGATGGAAGAGCACATCGGCAAGCGCGTGAACGTCGAGCGCTCCGAGGAGGCCGTGGACACCGGCGCGTCGGCGATCGCGACGGGCTGCCCCTTCTGCCGCGTGATGATGACCGACGGCGTCGACGACGTCACGTCCACCCGCAGCCTGGAGAAGGCGCCCGAGGTTCTCGACGTGGCCCAGCTGCTGTTGGGCTCGCTCGACAAGACCGGCGTCACGCTGCCCGAGAAGGGCACGGCGGCCAAGGAAGCCGAGGAGCGCGCCGCACGGGTCGAGGCCGAGGCACCCGCGGAGGTCGTCGAGGAGGTCGAGGAGGTCTCTGCGGCGAAGGTGTCTGCGGAGGCGACCGCGAGCACGGAGGCGGAGTCCAAGCCGGTCACCGGCCTGGGGCTGGCCGGCGGAGCCAAGCGGCCAGGAGCCAAGAAGGCGGCGGCAGCCGCCGAGGACAAGCCCGCGGCCGTCGAGCCCAAGGGCCTGGGTATCGCGGGCGGGGCCAAGCGGCCAGGCGCCAAGAAGGCCGCGGCGGCACCGGCGGCCGAGAGCGCGCCTGCTGAGGCACCGGCGAAGGCCGAGCCCGAGGTCAAGGGGCTGGGAATCGCGGGCGGGGCCAAGCGGCCCGGCGCCAAGAAGGCCGCCGCGGCGCCGGCCGCCGAGAGCGCGCCTGCGGAAGCACCGGCCACGGCCGAGCCCGAGGTCAAGGGGTTGGGCATCGCCGCGGGAGCGCGCCGGCCCGGCGCCAAGAAGACGCCGGCCTCCCCGAACGAGGGCGCGTCGACCGTCGTCCAGCCGGCCAACGTCGACCCGGACAAGGCCGAGGCGGGTACCGAGGCCCCGGACACCGTCGATTCGGACCGGGGACTGGACGCCAAGCCCGAGCCGGAGGTGAAAGGCCTGGGTATCGCACCGGGCGCGCGTCGCCCCGGCGCCAAGAAAGCGCCGGCCTCGGCACCCGCGCCCGCAGCGGAACCGGCGGCAGAGGCCGCGCCTGAACCCGAGCCCGCCCCGGAGCCCGAGCCCGAGCCTTCGGCCCCGGCGACGAACGGCGACGGCGAGGCGCGCGTGGTCGGTGACGAGCCGCCCGTGAAGGGCCTCGGCATCGCCAAGGGCGCTCGCCGCCCCGGCCGCAGGTAA
- a CDS encoding YibE/F family protein yields MAHSHSHSHSLSGPSPLGPLAAKIVVAILAACAVAVAIGAVVLWPSGQKADIPLPFQNAAGGAVTTEAGHVVSSSTATCGSPSAGAVLTADPVPAVGEGAQCVRTVVAIDSGPNQGATTLLEFSGGPGQPHLAVGDDIRISRQVDDVGTTSYAFYDYERTWPLTVLAAVFAVVIVAVARWRGLRAMVGIVIAFGVLVVFLLPALRDGAPAVPVALVASAAILFAVIYLAHGVSLRTSAALLGTLTSLLVAALLSWAAIEFAHLTGLSEDQNNEVAAYLGNVSITGLLLAGFIIGSLGVLNDVTITQASAVFELAELEPAGRRAIFVGAMRVGRDHIASTVYTLVLAYAGSALPLLLLFSVANRPLGDVLTSESVAIEIARSAVGGIALALSVPLTTGIAAVLATPQRAAD; encoded by the coding sequence GTGGCGCACTCCCACTCACACTCGCATTCGCTGAGCGGACCGTCGCCGCTCGGGCCGCTGGCCGCGAAGATCGTCGTCGCGATCCTGGCCGCCTGCGCGGTGGCGGTGGCCATCGGCGCGGTGGTGCTGTGGCCCAGCGGGCAGAAGGCCGACATCCCGCTGCCGTTCCAGAACGCCGCGGGCGGCGCCGTCACCACCGAGGCCGGTCACGTCGTGTCGAGCAGCACCGCGACATGCGGCAGTCCGTCGGCCGGGGCGGTGCTCACCGCCGATCCCGTGCCTGCGGTCGGTGAGGGCGCCCAGTGCGTGCGGACGGTGGTGGCGATCGACTCGGGGCCGAATCAGGGTGCGACGACGTTGCTCGAGTTCAGTGGCGGCCCCGGGCAACCGCATCTGGCCGTCGGCGACGACATCAGGATCAGCAGGCAGGTCGACGACGTCGGCACCACGAGTTACGCGTTCTACGACTACGAGCGGACGTGGCCGCTGACCGTCTTGGCGGCGGTGTTCGCGGTGGTGATCGTGGCGGTCGCGAGATGGCGGGGGCTGCGCGCGATGGTCGGCATCGTGATCGCGTTCGGCGTGCTCGTCGTGTTCCTGCTGCCCGCCTTGCGCGACGGCGCCCCCGCCGTCCCGGTCGCGCTCGTCGCCTCCGCCGCCATCCTGTTCGCGGTGATCTACCTCGCCCACGGTGTGAGCCTGCGTACCAGTGCCGCGCTGCTCGGCACGTTGACCTCGCTGCTGGTGGCGGCGTTGCTGTCCTGGGCGGCAATCGAATTCGCCCACCTGACCGGGCTGTCGGAGGACCAGAACAACGAGGTGGCGGCGTATCTGGGCAACGTGTCGATCACCGGGCTGCTGCTGGCCGGCTTCATCATCGGCTCGCTGGGTGTGCTCAACGACGTCACGATCACCCAGGCCTCGGCGGTGTTCGAGCTCGCCGAACTGGAGCCGGCGGGCCGGCGGGCGATCTTCGTGGGCGCGATGCGGGTGGGCCGTGACCACATCGCAAGCACCGTCTACACGCTGGTGCTGGCCTACGCCGGTAGCGCGCTGCCGCTGCTGCTGTTGTTCAGCGTCGCGAACCGGCCGCTGGGCGACGTGCTGACCAGCGAGAGTGTGGCCATCGAGATCGCCCGGTCAGCGGTCGGTGGTATCGCTTTGGCGTTGTCGGTGCCGCTGACCACCGGCATCGCGGCGGTGCTCGCGACGCCGCAGCGCGCGGCGGACTGA
- a CDS encoding 2Fe-2S iron-sulfur cluster-binding protein → MSHTSTVTLYVDGQQHTVTLDNRVTLLDALRERLAVTAPKKGCDHGQCGSCTVLADGRRVTSCLTFAVAADGAHITTAAGLGAGDQLHPVAQAFHDEDSFQCGYCTPGQICSAVGMLDEVKSGAPSFVTEDLDGTPALTDDEIRERMSGNLCRCAAYPNIVAAIGKAAGQ, encoded by the coding sequence GTGAGCCACACCTCCACGGTGACGTTGTACGTCGACGGTCAGCAGCACACGGTGACACTGGACAACCGCGTCACCCTGCTGGACGCGCTGCGCGAGCGATTGGCGGTGACCGCGCCGAAGAAGGGCTGCGACCACGGCCAGTGCGGCTCCTGCACCGTCCTCGCCGACGGCCGCCGGGTCACCAGCTGCCTGACGTTCGCCGTCGCCGCCGACGGCGCCCACATCACCACGGCCGCCGGCCTAGGCGCCGGCGACCAACTGCATCCCGTCGCACAGGCGTTCCACGACGAGGACAGCTTCCAGTGCGGCTACTGCACCCCGGGCCAGATCTGTTCTGCCGTAGGCATGTTGGACGAGGTGAAGTCGGGCGCGCCGAGCTTCGTCACCGAGGACCTGGACGGCACACCGGCACTGACCGACGACGAGATCCGGGAACGGATGAGCGGCAACCTCTGCCGATGCGCGGCCTACCCGAACATCGTCGCGGCGATCGGCAAGGCGGCCGGGCAGTGA
- the iniR gene encoding isoniazid response ATPase/transcriptional regulator IniR — MTSPAPQRPTDLPPAARDAVAAVDRDPRAAVKLLVTGGIGTGKSTVLAALRTVLRAADRPVLSRPPRPDDAAGAAVVVDDAELLDDAQLEQLTDLVADPAATVVISTQPLAHHRAMRGLVVALQRENPAVTLGPIPPVEVGRIVAATFGEAPAPDLVRLLIAATAGLPFLLRATLSAAPDGAQAVRQAARVALIGRLRRLDEPLLDTLLVSSLTSGLGPDDVAAGLRMTPEAALTAVDQARASGLLEPSHPAGFLREVHDGVASIVGTSRHHELEVSLLTAQLDSSTLTADLALRLAEHGLRDERLAGALTELAGRSTAHPARAARLYRAAADAGSSAPSAQLADALALTGDCATAARLADSMLTAADPVQRAAAVRIAASIALHDGSAAQAGDLFAWLGPAPDAVVGAAATIATLATGNAAAARASRQTTDAGPPTSTARAARAVTEGLLMTLDEPYPVALARLSQAIGAEQDRSVVAPDTPAALVTLAALHGGDPVRARSVIGRAVREGSRTGAADAIFVTYRHRLLLGWSLMQDGHLPAAGAAVAAVAGQQLHRRDALWAAALQTAVARRGGDTGAMQQHWYSAMEVLAECSTEVFALLPIGELWVAAARMRQVDRLTHTLDEAFGLLSGLGDPVLWSVPLHWAGVHAGILANSPDDVAPHGQALRAAAAHSPFAKALATAGRTWLRMLAGHVDVDEVATAARALAQFGHTSDATRLAGQAALQTADPRVSQAMLQLARDLKQAVAAHELTEEPVPAERPAAPGQRPGPARSATQLSDREREVAELLLQGLPYRDIGAQLFISAKTVEHHVARIRRRLGAESRSEMLSMLRVMLAPAH, encoded by the coding sequence ATGACCAGTCCGGCGCCGCAGCGGCCGACGGATCTGCCGCCCGCCGCGCGGGATGCGGTGGCCGCGGTCGACCGGGATCCCCGCGCCGCGGTGAAGCTGCTGGTCACCGGCGGCATCGGGACGGGTAAGTCCACTGTGCTGGCGGCGTTGCGCACGGTGCTGCGCGCGGCTGATCGCCCGGTGCTGTCCCGGCCGCCGCGCCCGGACGACGCCGCCGGGGCCGCGGTGGTGGTCGACGATGCCGAGCTGCTCGACGACGCACAGCTCGAGCAGCTCACCGACCTGGTCGCCGATCCTGCGGCGACGGTCGTGATCTCGACCCAGCCGCTCGCCCACCACCGCGCGATGCGTGGTCTTGTCGTCGCGCTGCAACGGGAGAACCCGGCGGTGACGCTGGGCCCGATCCCGCCGGTCGAGGTCGGCAGGATCGTCGCGGCGACCTTCGGCGAGGCCCCGGCGCCCGATCTGGTGCGGCTGCTCATCGCGGCGACCGCCGGGCTGCCGTTCCTGCTGCGCGCGACGCTGTCGGCGGCCCCCGACGGTGCGCAGGCCGTGCGGCAGGCGGCCCGCGTCGCGCTGATCGGACGACTCCGCCGCCTCGACGAACCGCTGCTCGACACACTGCTGGTCTCGTCGCTCACCTCAGGGCTCGGCCCCGACGACGTCGCCGCCGGGCTGCGGATGACACCGGAGGCCGCGCTCACCGCGGTGGACCAGGCCCGCGCCAGCGGCCTCCTCGAGCCGTCGCACCCTGCCGGGTTCCTGCGCGAGGTGCACGACGGCGTCGCCTCGATCGTCGGGACGTCGCGGCACCACGAGCTCGAGGTGTCGCTGCTGACCGCGCAGCTCGACTCCTCGACACTGACCGCCGACCTGGCGTTGCGGCTGGCCGAGCACGGTCTGCGCGACGAGCGGTTGGCCGGCGCGCTGACCGAGCTGGCCGGACGCAGCACGGCGCACCCGGCGCGGGCCGCCCGGCTGTACCGGGCGGCCGCGGACGCAGGCAGCTCGGCGCCCAGCGCCCAACTGGCCGACGCCCTCGCCTTGACGGGAGATTGTGCGACGGCGGCTCGGCTCGCCGACAGCATGCTCACCGCGGCCGACCCCGTCCAGCGGGCCGCCGCGGTTCGCATCGCGGCGAGCATCGCCTTGCATGACGGCAGCGCCGCCCAGGCCGGTGACCTGTTCGCCTGGCTGGGCCCGGCACCCGACGCCGTCGTCGGTGCCGCCGCCACCATCGCCACCCTGGCGACGGGCAACGCGGCCGCGGCGCGGGCGAGCAGACAGACCACCGACGCGGGGCCGCCGACCTCGACGGCGCGGGCGGCCCGGGCCGTCACCGAAGGCCTGCTGATGACGCTCGACGAGCCGTATCCGGTGGCGCTCGCCAGGTTGAGCCAGGCGATCGGTGCCGAACAGGACCGCTCCGTCGTCGCTCCCGACACCCCGGCCGCCCTGGTCACGCTCGCCGCGCTGCACGGCGGGGACCCGGTGCGTGCGCGGTCGGTGATCGGACGCGCCGTCCGGGAAGGGTCTCGCACCGGCGCCGCCGATGCGATCTTCGTCACGTACCGGCACCGGCTGCTGCTGGGCTGGTCGTTGATGCAGGATGGTCACCTGCCTGCAGCCGGTGCGGCCGTCGCCGCGGTGGCCGGCCAGCAGCTGCACCGGCGCGACGCGCTGTGGGCCGCGGCGCTGCAGACGGCCGTCGCCCGGCGCGGCGGCGACACCGGAGCCATGCAACAGCACTGGTATTCGGCGATGGAGGTGCTGGCCGAGTGCTCGACCGAGGTGTTCGCGCTGCTGCCGATCGGCGAGCTGTGGGTGGCGGCGGCGCGGATGCGTCAGGTCGACCGGTTGACGCACACCCTCGACGAGGCGTTCGGATTGCTGAGCGGGCTCGGCGATCCGGTGCTGTGGTCGGTGCCGCTGCACTGGGCCGGGGTGCACGCGGGCATTCTGGCCAACTCCCCCGACGACGTCGCGCCGCACGGGCAGGCGCTGAGGGCGGCCGCCGCGCACAGCCCGTTCGCGAAAGCGCTGGCCACGGCCGGGCGCACCTGGTTGCGCATGCTCGCGGGCCACGTCGACGTCGACGAGGTGGCCACTGCGGCGCGCGCGCTCGCGCAGTTCGGCCACACCTCGGACGCCACCCGGCTGGCGGGCCAGGCCGCCCTGCAGACCGCCGACCCCCGCGTCTCACAGGCGATGCTGCAACTCGCCCGCGATCTCAAGCAGGCGGTCGCGGCGCACGAGCTGACCGAGGAACCCGTGCCCGCGGAACGTCCGGCGGCCCCGGGGCAGCGGCCGGGCCCGGCGCGATCCGCAACGCAGCTGTCCGACCGTGAACGTGAGGTCGCCGAGCTCCTGCTGCAAGGCCTTCCGTACCGGGACATCGGGGCGCAGCTGTTCATCTCCGCCAAGACCGTGGAGCATCATGTCGCCCGGATCCGGCGCCGCCTCGGGGCCGAGTCGCGTTCGGAGATGTTGTCGATGCTCAGGGTCATGCTCGCCCCAGCGCACTGA
- a CDS encoding FAD binding domain-containing protein, with amino-acid sequence MKPFAYHVATSPADAVATLNGHPGAAYLAGGTNLVDHMKLGVAEPDLLVDVSRLALDDIAATDDGGVRIGANVRNSDLAAHPLIRSRYPVLSRAMLSAASGQLRNAATTAGNLLQRTRCVYFQDVTTPCNKRVPGSGCSAVGGYVRYHAILGASAECLATHPSDMAVAMSALDAEVLVEGVDGERRIPATEFHRLPGDEPHRDTVLHHGELITAVELPPPPPGAVSDYRKVRDRASYAFALVSVAAELSFDGDEIATARIALGGVAHKPWRARRAEQILTGGVPSADVFAAAADVELADAQPLPGNEFKIALTRRTLVAQLRKLTERGRR; translated from the coding sequence GTGAAGCCGTTCGCCTATCACGTCGCGACCAGTCCTGCCGACGCGGTGGCCACGCTGAACGGCCATCCCGGTGCGGCGTATCTGGCAGGCGGCACGAACCTGGTCGACCACATGAAACTCGGTGTCGCCGAACCGGATCTGCTCGTCGATGTGAGCCGGCTCGCGCTGGACGACATCGCCGCCACCGACGACGGCGGCGTGCGAATCGGCGCCAACGTGCGCAACAGCGACCTGGCGGCGCATCCGCTGATCCGCTCGCGGTACCCGGTCCTGTCGCGGGCCATGCTCTCCGCGGCGTCGGGCCAGTTGCGCAACGCCGCAACCACAGCCGGAAATCTGTTGCAGCGCACACGATGTGTCTACTTCCAGGATGTCACCACGCCGTGCAACAAGCGCGTCCCCGGCTCCGGGTGCTCGGCCGTGGGCGGATACGTCCGCTATCACGCCATCCTTGGCGCCTCGGCCGAGTGTCTGGCCACGCACCCATCCGACATGGCGGTCGCGATGAGTGCGCTGGACGCCGAAGTTCTCGTCGAAGGCGTGGACGGTGAGCGCCGGATCCCGGCGACGGAATTCCATCGACTGCCCGGCGACGAACCGCACCGGGATACGGTGCTGCATCACGGCGAATTGATCACCGCGGTCGAACTTCCGCCGCCACCACCGGGTGCGGTGTCCGACTACCGCAAGGTGCGCGACCGCGCCTCCTATGCGTTTGCGTTGGTGTCGGTCGCGGCGGAGCTGAGCTTCGACGGTGACGAGATCGCCACTGCGCGCATCGCTTTGGGCGGTGTCGCGCACAAGCCCTGGCGCGCAAGGCGTGCCGAACAGATCCTGACCGGTGGCGTACCGTCCGCCGACGTCTTCGCCGCGGCCGCCGACGTCGAACTCGCCGATGCGCAGCCGTTGCCCGGCAACGAGTTCAAGATCGCGCTCACCCGCCGCACCCTCGTCGCCCAACTGCGCAAGCTGACAGAGCGGGGCCGGCGATGA
- a CDS encoding pyridoxal phosphate-dependent aminotransferase, which translates to MTTHQVPWQAGSGHARQREFTQSSKLQDVLYEIRGPVHEHASRLEAEGHRILKLNIGNPAPFGFEAPDVIMRDMIQALPYAQGYSDSKGIVSARRAVFTRYELVDGFPRFDIDDVFLGNGASELIQMTLQALLDNGDQVLIPAPDYPLWTACTSLAGGTPVHYLCDETQGWNPDVADLESNITDRTKAIVVINPNNPTGAVYSRETLEQIADLARRHQLLLLSDEIYDKILYDDAQHISMASVAPDVLTLTFNGLSKAYRVAGYRSGWLVITGPKEHAGSFIEGISLLANMRLCPNVPAQHAIQVALGGHQSIDDLVLPGGRLLEQRDVAWGKLNEIPGVSCVKPQGALYAFPRLDPEVYDIQDDEQLVLDLLLQEKILVVQGTGFNWPTPDHLRIVTLPWARDLAAAIERLGNFLVSYRQ; encoded by the coding sequence ATGACGACCCATCAGGTGCCGTGGCAGGCGGGCAGCGGGCACGCGCGTCAGCGCGAGTTCACGCAGTCCAGCAAGCTGCAAGATGTTCTGTACGAGATCCGCGGCCCCGTACACGAGCACGCCTCGCGCCTGGAGGCCGAAGGCCACCGCATCCTCAAGCTCAACATCGGTAATCCCGCGCCGTTCGGCTTCGAGGCGCCCGACGTAATCATGCGCGACATGATCCAGGCGCTCCCCTACGCGCAGGGATATTCGGACTCCAAGGGCATCGTCAGCGCCCGGCGCGCGGTGTTCACCCGCTACGAACTCGTCGACGGCTTCCCGCGTTTCGACATCGATGACGTGTTCCTCGGCAACGGAGCCTCCGAGCTGATCCAGATGACGTTGCAGGCCCTGCTCGACAACGGCGACCAGGTACTCATCCCGGCGCCGGACTATCCGCTGTGGACGGCATGCACCTCGCTGGCCGGCGGCACCCCGGTGCACTACCTCTGCGACGAGACGCAGGGCTGGAATCCCGACGTCGCCGACCTGGAGTCCAACATCACCGACCGCACCAAGGCGATCGTCGTGATCAACCCCAACAACCCGACCGGTGCGGTGTACAGCCGCGAGACGCTCGAGCAGATCGCCGACCTGGCGCGCAGACACCAGCTCCTGCTGCTGTCCGACGAGATCTACGACAAGATCCTCTACGACGACGCGCAGCACATCTCCATGGCGTCCGTGGCGCCCGACGTGCTCACGCTGACCTTCAACGGGCTGTCGAAGGCCTACCGGGTGGCCGGTTACCGCTCGGGGTGGCTGGTGATCACCGGACCGAAAGAGCACGCGGGCAGTTTCATCGAGGGCATCAGCCTGCTGGCCAACATGCGTTTGTGCCCGAATGTGCCCGCACAGCACGCGATTCAGGTCGCGCTCGGCGGCCACCAGAGCATCGACGACCTGGTCCTTCCGGGCGGCCGGCTGCTCGAGCAGCGCGACGTGGCGTGGGGCAAGCTCAACGAGATCCCCGGGGTCTCCTGCGTGAAGCCTCAGGGGGCGCTGTACGCCTTCCCGCGGCTGGATCCCGAGGTCTACGACATACAAGACGACGAGCAACTGGTGCTGGACCTGCTGCTGCAGGAGAAGATCCTCGTCGTACAGGGCACCGGATTCAACTGGCCCACACCGGATCACCTGCGGATCGTGACACTGCCGTGGGCGCGCGACCTGGCTGCTGCCATCGAACGCCTGGGCAACTTCCTGGTCAGCTATCGGCAGTAG